A stretch of the Deltaproteobacteria bacterium genome encodes the following:
- a CDS encoding GIY-YIG nuclease family protein: MDKQFCVYILASKRNGTLYIGVASQLATRVWQHKSKVVEGFSAKYGVARYPQICRTPAEKPLSA; this comes from the coding sequence ATGGACAAGCAGTTCTGCGTTTACATCCTGGCCAGCAAACGGAACGGCACGCTGTACATTGGGGTGGCCTCACAGCTGGCAACGCGGGTGTGGCAGCATAAGAGCAAGGTAGTGGAGGGTTTTTCGGCCAAGTACGGCGTTGCACGTTACCCACAGATTTGTCGCACACCCGCCGAAAAACCTTTGTCCGCCTGA
- the alaC gene encoding alanine transaminase, with product MVMDFPRIKRLPPYIFNIVNDLKQQARRAGEDIIDFGLGNPDGATPPHVVAKLLEAAQNPTNYRYSVSRGIYKLRLAICDWYRRRYNVELDPDSEAVVTIGSKEGIAHLALAVLGPGDVVLCPSPTYPIHQYSVIIAGGDLRSVPLLPGSDFFANLVEAIRQTWPKPRMLILNFPHNPTTEVVNLDFFHRIVEFAREHDLLVVHDLAYADLVFDGYQPPSFLQVPGAKDIGVEFYTLSKSYNMPGWRVGFAVGNQAMVGALARIKSYLDYGIFQPIQIAAIHALNGPQDCVQEICQTYQSRRDTLVDGLNRAGWPVAKPKATMFVWAKIPEAFLQMGSLEFSKFLLQQAKVAVSPGVGFGAYGDEYVRFALIENEHRTRQAVRGIRRALGVADSGTTA from the coding sequence CTGGTCATGGACTTTCCGCGCATCAAGCGTCTGCCCCCTTACATCTTCAACATCGTCAACGACCTCAAGCAGCAGGCGCGCCGGGCGGGCGAGGACATCATCGACTTCGGCTTGGGCAACCCCGACGGGGCCACGCCCCCGCACGTGGTGGCCAAGCTGCTCGAAGCCGCCCAGAACCCGACCAATTATCGCTACTCGGTCTCGCGCGGCATCTACAAGCTCCGCCTAGCCATCTGCGACTGGTATCGGCGGCGCTACAACGTCGAACTCGATCCCGACAGCGAGGCGGTGGTCACCATCGGCTCGAAAGAGGGCATCGCCCACCTGGCGCTGGCCGTGTTGGGCCCGGGCGACGTGGTGCTGTGCCCGAGCCCGACCTACCCGATCCATCAGTACTCGGTGATCATCGCCGGCGGCGATCTACGGAGCGTGCCGCTGCTGCCGGGCAGCGACTTCTTCGCCAACCTGGTCGAGGCCATTCGCCAAACCTGGCCCAAGCCGCGCATGCTCATCCTCAATTTTCCCCACAACCCGACCACCGAGGTGGTCAACCTCGACTTCTTCCACCGCATCGTCGAGTTTGCCCGCGAGCACGACCTGCTGGTGGTCCATGACTTGGCTTACGCCGACCTGGTCTTCGACGGCTACCAGCCGCCGAGCTTTCTGCAGGTGCCGGGGGCCAAGGATATCGGAGTCGAGTTCTACACGTTATCAAAGAGCTACAACATGCCGGGCTGGCGGGTGGGTTTCGCCGTCGGCAACCAAGCAATGGTCGGCGCCCTAGCCCGCATCAAGAGCTACCTCGACTACGGCATCTTCCAGCCCATCCAGATTGCCGCGATCCATGCGCTCAACGGGCCGCAGGATTGCGTGCAGGAGATCTGCCAGACCTACCAGAGCCGGCGCGACACCCTGGTGGACGGGCTCAATCGCGCCGGCTGGCCGGTGGCCAAACCCAAGGCCACGATGTTCGTCTGGGCCAAGATTCCGGAAGCCTTCCTGCAAATGGGCTCACTCGAATTCTCCAAGTTTCTGCTCCAGCAGGCCAAGGTGGCGGTGTCGCCGGGCGTGGGCTTCGGCGCTTACGGTGACGAGTACGTCCGCTTTGCACTGATCGAGAACGAACACCGCACGCGCCAGGCGGTGCGCGGCATTCGTCGCGCCCTCGGAGTCGCCGACAGCGGCACAACCGCATAA
- a CDS encoding enoyl-CoA hydratase/isomerase family protein: METSSTLFERHEAVAILTVNRPQVLNALDDQTLAELGLHLAGCRPAGVRCLIITGAGERAFVAGADIAAMSAMSSIAARIFARRGQALMRSLEEMPIPVIAAVNGFALGGGLELALACDFIYAADSAKFGQPEINLGIIPGFGGTQRLARRIGIARARELTYTGATISAAEAERLGLVNRVLPRTDLLPEVLRVAADLAGKAPLALQQAKAAISAGADMALEDGCRYEAEAFALTFSTADQKEGMAAFLAKRKAAFAGR, from the coding sequence ATGGAAACCAGCTCCACCCTCTTCGAGCGCCACGAGGCGGTCGCGATCCTGACCGTCAATCGGCCTCAGGTGCTCAACGCGCTCGACGACCAAACGCTCGCCGAGCTGGGCCTACACCTGGCCGGCTGCCGCCCGGCGGGGGTGCGCTGCTTGATCATTACCGGTGCGGGCGAGCGCGCCTTCGTGGCCGGAGCCGATATTGCCGCGATGTCGGCCATGTCGAGCATCGCGGCGCGCATATTTGCCCGCCGCGGGCAGGCGCTGATGCGCAGTCTCGAGGAAATGCCGATTCCGGTGATCGCCGCAGTCAACGGTTTTGCTCTAGGCGGCGGTCTGGAGCTGGCGCTGGCCTGCGACTTCATCTACGCCGCCGACAGCGCCAAGTTCGGACAGCCCGAAATCAACTTGGGCATCATCCCGGGCTTCGGCGGCACCCAACGGCTGGCGCGCCGCATCGGGATCGCACGCGCGCGCGAGCTGACGTACACCGGTGCAACCATCAGCGCGGCCGAGGCCGAACGCCTCGGCTTGGTCAACCGCGTGCTGCCACGCACCGATTTGCTTCCCGAGGTCTTGCGCGTGGCCGCCGACCTCGCCGGCAAGGCCCCGCTTGCCCTGCAGCAGGCCAAGGCCGCAATCAGTGCCGGTGCCGACATGGCGCTTGAAGACGGCTGTCGCTACGAAGCCGAAGCCTTCGCCCTGACCTTCAGTACCGCCGATCAGAAGGAAGGCATGGCCGCCTTCTTGGCCAAACGCAAAGCCGCTTTTGCCGGACGTTGA
- the glpX gene encoding class II fructose-bisphosphatase, protein MERNLALEAVRVTEAAALASARLMGRGDIAATDRAAAQAMRKAFASIAISGVVAIGEGEPGEADILYTGEHVGNGSGPSVDVALDPLEGATICATGGYNALSIIAMAERDGFLRCPDMYMDKIAAGTEGRGVIDLDKSATDNLRALSEAKGVYVADLTVAVLDRPRHEQLINEIRKAGARVRLLSDGDVAAGMAATRPGSGIDLLVGTGGAHQGILTAAAMRCSGGEMQGRLRIRNSEDAARAAAVGITDLQKKYGAEDMASGSVMFAASGVTDGDYLRGVRFFKGGATTNSVVMRSRTRTIRFIEAIHRFDFKPEY, encoded by the coding sequence ATGGAGCGCAACCTCGCCCTCGAAGCAGTCCGGGTGACCGAAGCCGCCGCCTTGGCCTCGGCGCGGCTGATGGGTCGCGGCGACATTGCGGCCACTGACCGTGCCGCCGCGCAGGCAATGCGCAAGGCCTTCGCCTCGATCGCCATCAGCGGGGTAGTGGCGATTGGCGAAGGTGAGCCGGGCGAAGCCGATATCCTCTATACCGGCGAGCACGTCGGCAACGGCAGCGGTCCATCGGTAGATGTGGCGCTCGATCCGCTCGAGGGCGCCACCATTTGCGCCACCGGTGGTTACAACGCCTTGTCGATCATCGCCATGGCCGAACGCGACGGCTTCTTGCGTTGTCCCGACATGTACATGGACAAGATCGCGGCCGGCACCGAAGGCCGCGGCGTGATCGATCTCGACAAGTCGGCCACCGATAACCTGCGCGCGCTGTCGGAGGCCAAAGGAGTGTACGTCGCCGACCTGACCGTGGCGGTGCTCGATCGCCCGCGCCACGAGCAGCTGATCAACGAAATCCGCAAAGCCGGGGCGCGCGTGCGCTTGCTCAGCGATGGCGACGTTGCCGCCGGCATGGCGGCCACCCGGCCGGGCTCGGGCATCGATCTACTGGTGGGCACCGGCGGTGCCCACCAGGGCATTCTCACCGCGGCGGCAATGCGCTGCTCGGGCGGCGAGATGCAGGGCCGCCTGCGCATCCGCAACAGCGAAGACGCCGCACGCGCGGCCGCGGTCGGGATCACCGACTTGCAGAAGAAGTACGGCGCCGAGGACATGGCCTCGGGCAGCGTGATGTTCGCCGCCAGCGGGGTCACCGACGGTGATTACCTGCGCGGAGTCCGCTTCTTCAAAGGCGGCGCCACCACCAACTCGGTGGTGATGCGCTCGCGCACCCGCACCATTCGCTTCATCGAAGCCATCCACCGCTTCGATTTTAAGCCGGAGTACTGA
- a CDS encoding homoserine dehydrogenase, with protein MAAPAIRVGLIGFGTIGTGVVKLLQRQQRQISEKLGAALRLVRIADLDLKTDRGVKVGRKLLTNDATAILNDPSIDIVIELMGGYEPARRFVLAALANGKDVVTANKALLAVHGREIFAAAEKAGVDLGFEASVGGGIPIIRVLKEGLAADHNRAVYGIVNGTSNYILTTMTNQGGEFEDVLRAAQAQGLAEANPSFDVDGVDAAHKLTLLIQLALGARVRFERIPTAGIRQLSQLDISYAKDFGYVIKLLAVAKEDSDGLEAWVQPAMVPRTHLLAEVNGALNAIAVRGEALGASMYFGLGAGMMPTATAVVADLIEVARNRLHGSRGRVPPLGYPLARQRTTRIKPLGALTSEFYLRFLVQDRPGVLARIAGILGSHGISIASMIQRGREAGGRVPIVLRTHLSPEAELRRALRQIDRLPVVRGKAVSIRIEDSLGQ; from the coding sequence ATGGCCGCCCCCGCGATTCGGGTCGGGCTGATCGGCTTCGGCACGATCGGCACCGGCGTCGTCAAGCTCTTGCAGCGCCAGCAGCGGCAGATCAGCGAGAAGCTCGGCGCCGCGCTCAGGCTGGTGCGCATCGCCGATCTCGACCTGAAGACCGACCGCGGCGTCAAGGTCGGTCGTAAGCTGCTGACCAACGACGCCACGGCCATTCTCAACGATCCGTCGATCGACATCGTCATCGAGCTCATGGGCGGCTATGAGCCCGCCCGCCGCTTCGTCCTGGCCGCGCTCGCCAACGGCAAGGACGTGGTCACCGCCAACAAGGCCCTGCTCGCAGTCCATGGCCGTGAGATCTTCGCCGCCGCCGAGAAGGCCGGTGTCGATCTCGGCTTCGAGGCCAGCGTCGGCGGCGGCATCCCGATCATCCGCGTGCTCAAGGAAGGCTTGGCGGCAGATCACAACCGCGCCGTCTACGGCATCGTCAACGGCACCTCGAACTACATCCTGACAACCATGACCAACCAGGGTGGGGAGTTCGAGGATGTACTGCGCGCGGCGCAAGCGCAGGGGCTGGCGGAGGCCAATCCCAGCTTCGACGTCGACGGCGTCGATGCCGCTCACAAGCTCACCCTGCTGATTCAACTGGCGCTGGGAGCACGAGTGCGTTTCGAGCGCATTCCCACTGCCGGCATCCGCCAGCTCAGCCAGCTCGACATCAGCTACGCCAAGGATTTCGGCTACGTCATCAAGCTGCTCGCCGTGGCCAAAGAAGACAGCGACGGCCTCGAAGCCTGGGTGCAGCCGGCGATGGTGCCGCGCACGCACCTGCTCGCCGAGGTCAACGGTGCGCTCAATGCCATCGCCGTGCGCGGTGAGGCCTTGGGCGCCAGCATGTACTTCGGCTTGGGCGCGGGCATGATGCCGACGGCAACGGCGGTGGTGGCCGATCTCATCGAGGTGGCGCGCAATCGCCTACACGGCAGCCGCGGGCGGGTACCGCCGCTGGGTTACCCGCTGGCGCGACAGCGCACGACCCGCATCAAGCCGCTGGGCGCGCTCACCAGCGAGTTCTATCTGCGCTTCCTGGTCCAGGATCGACCTGGGGTGCTGGCGCGGATCGCCGGCATTCTCGGCAGCCACGGGATCTCGATTGCCTCGATGATTCAACGCGGGCGTGAAGCCGGCGGCCGCGTCCCCATCGTCTTGCGCACGCATCTCAGCCCGGAAGCCGAGCTGCGCCGCGCGCTGCGGCAGATCGATCGCCTGCCCGTGGTGCGGGGTAAAGCCGTGTCGATCCGGATCGAAGACAGCCTCGGCCAGTGA